The window CCTCAACCCCTAATCGACGTCGTAAACACCCGCCAAAACCGCATCGAAGTTTGCAAAAAAGCATTCGTATATGGTAAACTTTCTACGCAAAATATCTGCTTGGAGGTAAGACTTGAGCGAGCACTTAAAAGGAAGAAATGCGATAGTCACCGGCGCCGCCGGTGGTCTGGGAAAAGAAGTTTGTTTAGCCCTGGCGCGTGAAGGCGCCAATATACTATGCAACGACATCGGCGCCGACAGATCCGGCGCAGGCGCCGAGAAAACCACCGTCGACAAGATCGTCGATGAGGTGAAGGCCCTCGGCGTGAAGGCCGTCGCCAACTACGATTCGGTGACCGATTTCGACGCCGCCGAGAAGATGGTCAAGGCATGTGTTTCAGAGTTCGGCAGGCTCGATATCCTGGTCAACTGCCACGGCAACCTGCGCGACAGGATGATCTTTAACATGACCAAGGAAGAGTGGGACAACGTGATAAACGTCCATCTGAACGGCTGTTTTAACACCTGTCGCCATGCCTGCGTGGTCATGCGCGAGCAGAAGTACGGCCGCATCATCAACGTCACATCCGATGCCTGGCGCGGCACCCTGGGCCATGTAAACTACGGCGCCGCCAAGGGCGGCATCGTGAGCCTGACCCGCGCCATCGCGCGTGAGATGGGGAAATCCAACGTAACCGCCAACTGCTTCGCCCCCATCGCCGCCACCAGAATGACGCTGAACGACGATGTTAAAAAGAGGACATTGAAGGCCGTCGAGCTCGGCCAGACGACCAAAGAAGAAGCGGATTACCTGCTGAACATGCCGGGGCCCGAGCACGTCCCGCCCATCATCGTATACCTGGCCACCGACAAGGCCTGGGACATCAACGGACAGGTCTTCCATGCCGAGGGCGGCAGGGTCGGCATCTACAGCGAGCCCATCGAGGTAAAAGCGATATATAAGGACATTAAAGACGGGCCGTTAACAACCGACGAACTGATAAACATGGTTCCCAAGATACTCATGCAGGGCTACAAGAACCCGGCGCCGCCGGTACCGGAAGCAAAGAAATAACGTTTATTGGAGTAGGGGCGTCCTTCCATAGAAGGATCGCCCCTACGATTAATCGAATATCGACGTACACGAAGGATAGACCGGGCCTCGATAAGAGGTTTCATGAGTTTCGAAGTCCAGCACCTTCATAGAACGGGGGTTCAATGATCGGAATAGTATCATACGGGGCGTACGTCCCCATTTATCGCCTCAAACGTGACGAGATAGGCCGGGCGTGGAGCCGCGGCTCGGGGGGCGGGGAGAGATCGGTGGCCAACTACGATGAGGACAGCGCCACCATGGCCGTGGAGGCCGTCATCGATTGTCTCAAAGGCTTTGAGCGAGAGACCGTGGACGGCCTTTATTTTGCCTCCACGACACCGCCTTACAAAGAGAAGCAGACCGCCAGCCTTGTGGCCCAGGCCTGCGACCTGAGACGGCACATGTTCGCCGCCGATTTCAGCGATTCGGTGAGGTCGGGAACTATGGCGCTGAGGGCCGCCCATGACGCAGTCAAGAGCGGCTCGGCCAAGCACGTCGTGGTCGCCGCCGCCGATATGCGCTCGGCCCAGCCGCAGTCCGGCAACGAGCAGGAGTTCGGCGACGGCTCTGCCGCGCTGCTCATCGGCCGAGAGAACGTGATCTGCGAGATCGAGGAGATTTTCACCCACACCGACGACATCGTCGACACATGGCGCAATGAGAACGATATCTTCGTG is drawn from Dehalococcoidia bacterium and contains these coding sequences:
- a CDS encoding SDR family NAD(P)-dependent oxidoreductase, which produces MSEHLKGRNAIVTGAAGGLGKEVCLALAREGANILCNDIGADRSGAGAEKTTVDKIVDEVKALGVKAVANYDSVTDFDAAEKMVKACVSEFGRLDILVNCHGNLRDRMIFNMTKEEWDNVINVHLNGCFNTCRHACVVMREQKYGRIINVTSDAWRGTLGHVNYGAAKGGIVSLTRAIAREMGKSNVTANCFAPIAATRMTLNDDVKKRTLKAVELGQTTKEEADYLLNMPGPEHVPPIIVYLATDKAWDINGQVFHAEGGRVGIYSEPIEVKAIYKDIKDGPLTTDELINMVPKILMQGYKNPAPPVPEAKK